GAGCAGCAGGGCGCTGATGGTCATGGGATTTCCTGATCCTTTGAGGTCGTTATTGATTTTATGGCTTCTGTTTAATTGAGGCTTTTCGAGCCTGAGGTAGCTAATGTTAACAAAGATTCATGGTGATAAACATCTAAATGGCAAGCCATTGTCAGAGGGGCTCCAGTGCACTGTTAATCTTAAGATTTGCTTAAGAAATCCCACATAGACTGCCGCCATATGTTCCGACAGGGGATTTGGACTTTTTCACCAGTGTACCCTTGAAAATCGAATATTAAGACATATTATGTCCCTTGTGAGTGTGAATGGGCGATTTGCCCGATAAAGGAGCTGAAATGAAACGTGTATTTCTTTTCCTGTTGACCAACCTGGCGGTGCTGCTGGTTGCGTCGATAGTGATGTCTATTCTGGGCGTTGATACTCGCTCCATGAGTGGGCTCTTGGTATTTGCTGCAATCTTTGGTTTTGGTGGCGCCTTTTTCTCGCTGGCCATTTCCAAGTGGATGGCAAAAAAATCCATGGGTTGTGAAGTGATCACAACGCCCCGTGATGCCACCGAAAAATGGCTTATCGATACGGTTGCCCGCCAGGCGCAGCAAGCCGGCATCAAGATGCCAGAAGTGGCTATCTACAATTCTCCAGAAATGAATGCCTTTGCCACAGGCCCAAGCAAAAACAACTCACTGGTTGCCGTGAGCACCGGCCTGCTTTACGGCATGACACAGGATGAGGTGGAAGGGGTGCTTGCCCACGAGGTGAGCCACGTGGCCAATGGTGACATGGTAACCCTGACCCTTATTCAGGGCGTGGTGAACACCTTTGTTATCTTCGCCGCCCGCGTTGTTGCAGGTATTATCAATAACTTCTTCTCCAGTGATGAAGAGGGTGAAGGTCTGGGTACTTTTGCCTACATCGCAGTGGTGTTCGTGCTGGAAATGCTGTTTGGTATTTTGGCGTCTATCGTGGTTGCTTACTTCTCGCGTATCCGTGAGTACCGCGCCGATGAAGGCGGTGCCAAATTGGCGGGACGTCACAAGATGGTTGCTGCACTTGAGCGTCTGCGTTCCGGTCCTGAGACAGGTGCCATGCCAGCCCAGATGGCGGCGTTTGGTATCAACGGCAAGCGTTCAATCGGCGAATTGCTGATGAGCCATCCGCCGCTGGAAAAACGCATTGAAGCACTGAAAGCTCAGTAATTAAAAAAGAGGTCTTCGGACCTCTTTTTTATTATCAGTGGTAGGTCGCATTTGACGAAAACGCTTTTTACGTTATGTTAGTAAAGCGGGATAGCATGTTGTTATGGTGTAAAAATCCATTTCTCGCAGTCAGTTACATGATTCAGCGCACATTTTGTCGCTCCCTGAGTTGTTACACTGAACCAAAGTGAAATCTGGGCCGTGCTGGCCGAGACATCAAAATTGAGAACGTCGTGCTAAGACCTGGACGGCTCGATGGAAGTCGATTTAAACAAGAACTTCCACAACGCTGTCCCTAATGGAGGATACCATTGTGAGTAAAACACTCTTGAGCGCCATTTTCGGTGCCGCCTTTGCAGCCCTGGCCCTGACTCCCGCAGCATTCGCCGGTGATCAGACTCTGGCTGAGTTCCACGTTGAAAACGGTGGTTGTGATTCTTGCCACAAGGACGAGTCTCCTTCGGCTGACGGCGCCTATGAATTCGAACAATGCCAAAGCTGCCACGGCACACTGGCGGAAATGGACGATGTACACAAGCCACACGATGGCAATCTGGTATGTGCTGACTGTCACGCACCACACGACAACAACGTGGGCCAGAAGCCTACCTGTGAATCCTGCCATGATGATGGCCGTACCGCAGACAGCGTACTGAAAAAGTAAGCTCGTTGATGTAAAAAAGCCGGCAATTGCCGGCTTTTTTTGTGCTTGGCGATATGTGCAGCTTAGGGTAGTTTTACAGCAAGGGCTATTTCAAGGACGTTCCCATGGTGCATAAAGGATTATTCGTAGTGCTG
The window above is part of the Shewanella litorisediminis genome. Proteins encoded here:
- the htpX gene encoding protease HtpX, with the protein product MKRVFLFLLTNLAVLLVASIVMSILGVDTRSMSGLLVFAAIFGFGGAFFSLAISKWMAKKSMGCEVITTPRDATEKWLIDTVARQAQQAGIKMPEVAIYNSPEMNAFATGPSKNNSLVAVSTGLLYGMTQDEVEGVLAHEVSHVANGDMVTLTLIQGVVNTFVIFAARVVAGIINNFFSSDEEGEGLGTFAYIAVVFVLEMLFGILASIVVAYFSRIREYRADEGGAKLAGRHKMVAALERLRSGPETGAMPAQMAAFGINGKRSIGELLMSHPPLEKRIEALKAQ
- the cctA gene encoding tetraheme c-type cytochrome CctA, coding for MSKTLLSAIFGAAFAALALTPAAFAGDQTLAEFHVENGGCDSCHKDESPSADGAYEFEQCQSCHGTLAEMDDVHKPHDGNLVCADCHAPHDNNVGQKPTCESCHDDGRTADSVLKK